Proteins encoded in a region of the Planococcus citri chromosome 1, ihPlaCitr1.1, whole genome shotgun sequence genome:
- the LOC135831416 gene encoding uncharacterized protein LOC135831416, with amino-acid sequence MEDDHWEEPMDDNASSSSDSDESSGSSSTTSSSEKESDDDYGDTVPSLLKLSLNCIVKGLWLSEINNDWFETRELNVERVKNKLLQNRGFMSSLPSSIEKMLIEKIDVVGKQLSDEFANLSGLGLLASVFRERKWRHFAPLIWNFVKENEMNYYVAESIFENIISGINDGVSSSDDEEFYLQVWRTFPKDLKSRLIVFLSRGFYIYTSKNFPRDLRFFSELVMNFDAEERKTIWQQNYTHLIVGTSPSNLEHLMRSCFDNEEEIIEFKRQYFVGCGNADQYCLDLISEKCFIELDQFLNFCSPDELDAEKFTKRVLHKYFASHTIAEGYEVVFLILHSEARCIICRVIKMDEFQYLFQMQTEHLKELCYKFISRRSFEELIKFLNFFLPPEKNVECFMQEVIKSLFAERVDPYKYIKMCFPCYKDDFTHLNEFSKVLDSLFATPEAVARFKKEVIFCEGAFRLTRYILFSDHRMFRFKGVKERLACVEKFVSVFLPVEQDLREWKDAFVTDNIKYMRWSNDEREISMYFLNRSDWNETFAWFLDSEERMSQLKTSLSIDEIVCICIRANCDARNFDRILQWYFSNNEERIVFFKLQKLRESSMRYRYSSIGELCGVGDEFYRCTNDFDRCEVIRRTLVRE; translated from the coding sequence atGGAAGACGATCATTGGGAAGAGCCAATGGATGACAATGCTAGTTCATCGTCAGATTCGGATGAGTCCAGTGGTAGCAGCAGTACTACGAGTAGTAGTGAGAAAGAAAGCGACGACGATTATGGTGACACGGTACCCTCATTGCTAAAGCTTTCATTAAATTGCATTGTGAAGGGATTATGGTTATCGGAGATTAACAATGATTGGTTCGAAACCAGGGAATTGAATGTTGAACGAGTCAAGAATAAACTTCTCCAAAACCGCGGTTTCATGTCTTCACTGCCttcatcaattgaaaaaatgttgattgaaAAGATAGACGTTGTCGGAAAGCAACTCAGCGATGAATTCGCCAATTTGAGCGGTTTAGGACTTCTCGCTTCTGTGTTCAGAGAACGAAAATGGCGTCACTTTGCACCtttgatttggaattttgttaaaGAAAATGAGATGAATTATTACGTCGCGGAAagtatatttgaaaatatcatctcAGGTATAAACGATGGTGTGTCATCCAGCGACGATGAAGAATTCTATTTGCAAGTATGGAGAACTTTTCCTAAAGATTTGAAGTCTCGGCTTATAGTTTTTTTGTCGCGAGGATTCTACATCTACACgtctaaaaattttcctcgtgatttgcgatttttttccgAGCTCGTGATGAATTTTGATGCCGAAGAAAGGAAGACGATTTGGCAGCAAAATTACACGCATTTGATCGTTGGTACAAGTCCATCGAATTTGGAACATTTGATGAGATCATGTTTTGATAACGAAgaagaaattatcgaatttaAACGTCAATATTTCGTCGGATGCGGCAATGCGGATCAATATTGTTTGGATCTTATTTCCGAGAAGTGTTTCATAGaattggatcaatttttgaacttttgttcCCCCGACGAGCTAGATGCGGAAAAATTCACAAAGAGAGTATTGCACAAATATTTTGCTTCTCATACAATAGCTGAAGGATATGAAGTTGTTTTTCTCATACTTCATTCAGAAGCTAGATGTATCATTTGTAGAGTAATTAAAATGGACGAATTTCAATATCTTTTTCAAATGCAAACGGAACATTTGAAAGAGCTTTGTTACAAGTTTATCAGTAGGAGATCTTTCGAAGAATTGATTAAATTCCTGAACTTTTTCCTTCCGccggaaaaaaatgttgaatgtttTATGCAAGAAGTTATTAAATCGTTATTCGCTGAGCGTGTTGATCCATATAAGTATATTAAGATGTGTTTTCCGTGTTACAAAGATGATTTTACTCATTTAAATGAGTTCAGTAAAGTGCTCGATAGTTTGTTCGCTACGCCGGAAGCAGTTGCGCGTTTCAAAAAAGAAGTCATCTTTTGCGAGGGTGCTTTTCGCTTAACACGATATATTTTGTTCTCGGATCATAGAATGTTCCGTTTCAAGGGCGTTAAAGAAAGACTTGCATGTGTCGAAAAATTCGTCTCGGTATTTTTGCCTGTTGAGCAGGATTTACGCGAATGGAAAGATGCTTTTGTGACCGATAATATAAAATACATGAGGTGGTCAAATGACGAACGTGAAATTTCGATGTATTTCCTTAATAGGTCTGATTGGAACGAAACTTTTGCTTGGTTTTTGGATTCCGAGGAGAGAATGTCGCAGCTTAAAACTTCGTTGTCAATAGACGAAATCGTATGCATTTGCATTAGAGCAAATTGTGATGCTCGGAATTTTGACCGTATTCTGCaatggtatttttcaaataatgaagagcgaattgtgtttttcaaattgcaaaaactgCGCGAGAGTAGTATGAGGTATAGGTATAGTAGCATAGGCGAACTTTGTGGAGTAGGTGACGAATTTTATCGATGTACAAATGATTTTGATAGATGTGAAGTAATTCGTCGAACATTGGTGCGAGAATAA